The genomic region AACTCGCTGTCGACGGTCGGAGTCACCGGCGCACCGCCCGGAAGGTGGGCGGGGCCGGCGAAGATCCCGAAGAGGCCGGTGACCAGCGGTACGACGGCGATGGCGATCAGGCTCGCGCGGAGGGGCTTCGAGACAGTGCTGCGGACAGGGGAAGTCGCGGTGCCGGTCATGCCTGCATCATCGTTGCCGGCGGGGGCCAGGAGGTCGACGACGTTCGTGATCCGTCACACCCTCCCGTGACGGCGTCACCCCTCCGCCAGGTCCGGCGCTGACTCGAGGTCACAGTTCGAAGGTCGCGACGACCGGGAGGTGGTCGGCGGCGTGGGTGATGGGGGTGCGGGCGGACTTGGCGCGGAAGTCCGTGGAGTGCAGGACGTAGTCGATCCGTCGAAGTGGCAGGACGGCGGGGTTGGTCAAGCCGAGGCCGAAGCCGACCTCGGGCCAGGTGTCCTTCAGGACCGTGGTGAGGTGCTTGATCTCCGGCGCGGTCGGCACGGCGTTGAGGTCGCCGGTGAGCAAGGTCGGTGTGGTGGAACCGGCGAGCAGCTGGACGATCCGCTGCGACTGCTCGACGCGCTCGGCGGAGGTCAGCTTGGACAGGTGGGTGGTGGCGAAGCGCACGTCCCGGCCGGCGACGTCGATGGTGGCGACGGCCAGACCGCGTTGCTCGCTGCCGGCGTGCAGCGGCAGCAAGGTGTTGCTGAAGCTCGTGATCGGGTAGCGGGACAGGATCGCGGTGCCGTACTGGCGGCGCGGCTCGCCGGGCACGAGCGGATCGAGGTCGAGGTTGGCGGCGAACCGGTACTCCATGCCGAGCCGGGTGGCCAGCCAGGCGGCCTGGTTCTGCCAGTTGCTGCGTTCGCTCCAGTGCACGTCGACCTCTTGCAGACCGACCACCGCGGCGCCGGACTGGGCGATCACGGTCGCGATCCGCTCCAGGTTCAGGACACCGTCGACGCCTTGGGCGTGGTGGATGTTGTAAGTCATCACCGGCACCGTGGTGACCGCACGCGGCTGAGCGACGGCCGCGACCGGGGCCAGCACCAGCAGAGCGGCGACAGCGGCGAACAGGCGGGAAAGTCGAGGCATGAGCCAGACAGAACCACGCCGTCGGCTCACCGAGCCAACGTTTGCTCGCTCGTCGAAACCATCGCGCCGGCCGGGGCCGCCGGTGGAGACAGCGAAGTCCCCTGGCACCGCGCAGGCGCCAGGGAACTTCGGCAGTTACAGCTTGAGAGCGCTCGCGACGACGTCGGCCAGCGAGTGGGCGACCTCGTCGGCGGTGTCGGACGACTCCGCCTCGACCATGACCCGGACCAAGGGCTCGGTGCCGGAGGGCCGCAGCAGCACCCGGCCGGTGTCGCCGAGCCGCTTGGTCGCGTCCGCGACGGCAGCCTGCACGGTGGCGTCGGTACCGGCGCGGGACTTGTCGACGTCCGGAACGTTGACCAGGACCTGCGGCAGGCGGGTCATCACGCCGGCCAGGTCGCGCAGCGACTTGCCGGTTTGCGCCAGCCGGGCGAGCAGCATGACCGCGGTCAGGGTGCCGTCGCCGGTGGTCGCGTGGTCGGACAGGATCACGTGGCCCGACTGCTCGCCGCCGAGCTTGTGGCCGCCGGCCTTCATCGCCTCGAGCACGTACCGGTCGCCGACCTTGGTCTGCTCGACCGCGATGCGCTCCCGGACCATCGCCTGGACGAAGCCCAGGTTGCTCATCACGGTCGCGACCACGGTGTCGTTCTTCAGCCGCCCGCTGTCGCGCATCGCCAGCGCCAGCACCGCGAGGATCTGGTCGCCGTCGACGAGCTCGCCGCCGGCGTCCACCGCCAGGCAGCGGTCGGCGTCGCCGTCGAGCGCGATGCCGAGATCGGCGCGGTGGCCGATCACCTCGCGCCGCAGGCCCTCCATGTGGGTGGAGCCGCAGTCGAGATTGATGTTCAGGCCGTCGGGCTTGGCGGCGTACGTGATGACCTCGGCGCCGAGCCGGCGCAGGGTCTCCGGCGCGGTCAGCGAGGCAGCGCCGTTGGCGCAGTCGATGACCACCTTGAGCCCGTCGAACCGGTTCGGAGCGGACCGGACCAGGTGCGACACGTAGGTCTCGAAGCCCTGCCCGTCGTCGAGCACGCGTCCGACCGCGGCCCCGGTCGGACGCTGCCACTGCTCGCCGACCCGGCCCTCGATCGCGTCCTCGATCGCGTCGTCGAGCTTGATTCCGCCGCGGGCCAGGAACTTGATGCCGTTGTCCGGCATCGGGTTGTGGCTGGCCGACAGCATCACGCCGAGATCGGCACCGGTCGAACCGGTCAGGTACGCGACCGCCGGGGTCGGCAGGACGCCGAGCCGGAAGACGTCGACGCCTGCGCTGGCCAGACCGGCCACTACGGCGGCTTCCAGGAACTCACCACTGGCACGCGGATCCCGGCCCACAACGGCGCGCGGCCGGTGCCCTTCGAAGGCACCGGCCTCGCCGAGTACGTGAGCGGCGGCGACCGAGAGGTCGAGCGCCAGCTCCGCGGTCAGGTCCACGTTCGCCAGGCCACGGACGCCGTCCGTGCCGAACAAACGCGCCATCAGGTGATCAGCGCTTGCTGTACTGCGGAGCCTTACGGGCCTTCTTGAGACCGGCCTTCTTGCGCTCCTTGATCCGCGCGTCGCGGCTGAGCAGACCGGCCTTCTTCAGCCCCGGACGGTTCGCCTCCTCGTCGGCGGCGTTCAGGCAGCGGGCGATGCCGAGCTGCAGCGCACCGGCCTGGCCGGTGATGCCGCCGCCGTTGATCCGGGCGATCACGTCGTAGGAGCCCTCGAGCCCGGCCACGACGAACGGCTCGTTCACGTGCTGCTGGTGCACCTTGTTCGGGAAGTACACGTCGATCGGCTTGCCGTTGACGGTGATGTTGCCCGTCCCCGGAACCAGGCGGACGCGGGCGACGGCCTCCTTGCGGCGACCGGTCGCGCCGGCCGGGTTGATCACCGCGACGCGGCCGGACTCGGCGCGCTGCTCCGGGCTCGGGTTCGTCTCGGAGGTGTAGGCGACCGGGCCCTCGCTGTCGATGGGGACCTCAGGGTCGAACTCGGCGGTCTCGGTGGTGATGTCGCTCACGCTGGAAATCCTCGTTTACCTGGCTCGTCGATCGCTTACTGGGCGATCTGGGTGATCTCGAACGTCTTCGGCTGCTGGGCCGCGTGCGGGTGCTCCGGACCGGCGTACACCTTCAGCTTGGTCAGCAGCTTCCGGCTCAGCCGGTTCTTCGGCAGCATGCCCCAGACGGCCTTCTCGACGACCTTGCGCGGGTCCTTGGCGAGCAGCTCGCCGACCGGCGTGCTGGTCAGACCACCCGGGTAGCCGGAGTGACGGTAGGCCAGCTTGTCGGTCCGCTTGTTGCCGGACAGCGCGACCTTGGACGCGTTGACGACGACGACGAAGTCTCCACCGTCCACGTGCGGGGCGAACGTCGGCTTGTGCTTGCCGCGCAGAAGAGTGGCGATCTGGACGGCGAGCCGACCGAGCGTGACGTCGGTGGCGTCGATCACATGCCACTCACGAGTGACGTCAGCAGGCTTCGGGCTGTACGTGCGCACGGTCGTTGACCTTCGTTTCTCAGAGGTTGACAAAACTGGAGCGTCGGCGAGCGGTTCACCGTGACCGGTGTTGACCTGGAACGCACAACAGCAGCCCAGAATACCGGCGCGGACACGTCGGGGTCAAAGTGAGCGTGACCGACCGGGGGACCCCGGCTTGGAACCGAACTCCGACCGCACTAGTTTAGCGGTGAAGATTGAAGTCCGAACCGCGTCCCGCCGGCTGACGATAACCCTCACTCACCGGGCGATGACGCCAGCTTCCGAAGAGGGCATTGTGACCGAACAGTCGCTCACCGTCCGGGACAACCGGACCGGCAAGGACTACGACCTTGCCATCACCGACGGCACCATCCGCGCCGCCGATCTCAAGCAGATCAGCGCCTCCGACGGAGACGGGGGGCTGGCCACCTACGACCCCGGCTTCGTCAACACCGCCTCCACCCGCTCGGCCGTCACTTTCATCGACGGCGACCAGGGCATTCTCGAGTACCGCGGCTACCCGATCGAGCAGCTGGCCGAGCAGTCGAACTACCTCGAGGTCGCCTACCTGCTGATCAACGGCAGCCTGCCGAACAAGACCGAGTACGAGGCCTGGGCGCACGACGTGACCTATCACACGTTCGTGCACGAGAACCTGAAGACCTTCATGCAGGGCTTCCGGTACGACGCGCACCCGATGGGCATGCTGCTGGCCTCGGTCGGCGCGCTGTCCACCTTCTACCCCGAGTCGCGCAACATCTTCGACGAGGAGTCGCGGGCGCTGCAGATCCGCCGGCTGATCGCCAAGATGCCGACGCTCGGCGCGTTCGCGTTCCGGCACGCGCAGGGCAAGCCCTACGTGTACCCGGACAACGAGCTCAGCTACGCGGCGAACTTCCTGTCGATGCTGTTCAAGATGAGCGAGCCCAAGTACGCCGCCGACGACCGGCTGGTCCGGGCGCTGGAGATCCTGTTCATCCTGCACGCCGACCACGAGCAGAACGCCTCCACCAACGCGGTCCGGGCGATCGGCTCGACCCAGGTCGACCCGTACAGCGCGGTCACCGGTGGCATCGCAGCCCTCTACGGCCCGCTGCACGGCGGCGCCAACGAGGCGGTGCTGAAGATGCTGCGCCGGATCGGCACGCTGG from Kribbella flavida DSM 17836 harbors:
- the rplM gene encoding 50S ribosomal protein L13 encodes the protein MRTYSPKPADVTREWHVIDATDVTLGRLAVQIATLLRGKHKPTFAPHVDGGDFVVVVNASKVALSGNKRTDKLAYRHSGYPGGLTSTPVGELLAKDPRKVVEKAVWGMLPKNRLSRKLLTKLKVYAGPEHPHAAQQPKTFEITQIAQ
- a CDS encoding citrate synthase — its product is MTEQSLTVRDNRTGKDYDLAITDGTIRAADLKQISASDGDGGLATYDPGFVNTASTRSAVTFIDGDQGILEYRGYPIEQLAEQSNYLEVAYLLINGSLPNKTEYEAWAHDVTYHTFVHENLKTFMQGFRYDAHPMGMLLASVGALSTFYPESRNIFDEESRALQIRRLIAKMPTLGAFAFRHAQGKPYVYPDNELSYAANFLSMLFKMSEPKYAADDRLVRALEILFILHADHEQNASTNAVRAIGSTQVDPYSAVTGGIAALYGPLHGGANEAVLKMLRRIGTLDNIPSFIEGVKNGEERLMGFGHRVYKNYDPRAKIIKKAADDVFEVTGINPLLKIAVELEKIALEDEYFVSRKLYPNVDFYSGLIYEALQFPPEMFTVLFAIPRTSGWLAQWLEMLGDGDQKIARPKQIYTGGRGIDYVPMGDR
- the rpsI gene encoding 30S ribosomal protein S9, with product MSDITTETAEFDPEVPIDSEGPVAYTSETNPSPEQRAESGRVAVINPAGATGRRKEAVARVRLVPGTGNITVNGKPIDVYFPNKVHQQHVNEPFVVAGLEGSYDVIARINGGGITGQAGALQLGIARCLNAADEEANRPGLKKAGLLSRDARIKERKKAGLKKARKAPQYSKR
- the glmM gene encoding phosphoglucosamine mutase, yielding MARLFGTDGVRGLANVDLTAELALDLSVAAAHVLGEAGAFEGHRPRAVVGRDPRASGEFLEAAVVAGLASAGVDVFRLGVLPTPAVAYLTGSTGADLGVMLSASHNPMPDNGIKFLARGGIKLDDAIEDAIEGRVGEQWQRPTGAAVGRVLDDGQGFETYVSHLVRSAPNRFDGLKVVIDCANGAASLTAPETLRRLGAEVITYAAKPDGLNINLDCGSTHMEGLRREVIGHRADLGIALDGDADRCLAVDAGGELVDGDQILAVLALAMRDSGRLKNDTVVATVMSNLGFVQAMVRERIAVEQTKVGDRYVLEAMKAGGHKLGGEQSGHVILSDHATTGDGTLTAVMLLARLAQTGKSLRDLAGVMTRLPQVLVNVPDVDKSRAGTDATVQAAVADATKRLGDTGRVLLRPSGTEPLVRVMVEAESSDTADEVAHSLADVVASALKL
- a CDS encoding endonuclease/exonuclease/phosphatase family protein, with the protein product MPRLSRLFAAVAALLVLAPVAAVAQPRAVTTVPVMTYNIHHAQGVDGVLNLERIATVIAQSGAAVVGLQEVDVHWSERSNWQNQAAWLATRLGMEYRFAANLDLDPLVPGEPRRQYGTAILSRYPITSFSNTLLPLHAGSEQRGLAVATIDVAGRDVRFATTHLSKLTSAERVEQSQRIVQLLAGSTTPTLLTGDLNAVPTAPEIKHLTTVLKDTWPEVGFGLGLTNPAVLPLRRIDYVLHSTDFRAKSARTPITHAADHLPVVATFEL